A genomic region of Terriglobales bacterium contains the following coding sequences:
- a CDS encoding glycine cleavage T C-terminal barrel domain-containing protein, with translation MPRTPHLYERLAASGARFGEYHGLETAASFGSPAAEYSALHSGCGLFDLAWRTSFVARGEDRVRWLNGMVTNNVRDLPVGHGAYSFLLSPQGHILGDMVVFKRSDDVLIETDAEQAPRLRELLDKYIIMDDVELGDADAVCRIGLEGPKSAEVLRLAGLHPGDLQPLEMRTVESTPFGCTLVRNRSASGYEIWLAAENAVAAWDALVAAGATPVGFEAFEIWRVSQGIPRYGLDIRERDLPQETEQHQALNFTKGCYVGQEIVERIRSRGQVHRKFTGLVITGPTPAPGTKVSAAGKEVGEITSVARIPATNGSSRTLALGYIRREAAEPGAVVQMDSAEATVADLPFQEAQ, from the coding sequence ATGCCGCGCACGCCCCATTTGTACGAGAGACTTGCCGCCTCCGGCGCCCGCTTCGGTGAGTATCACGGCCTGGAGACCGCGGCCTCTTTCGGTTCGCCGGCCGCGGAATACTCCGCCCTGCATTCCGGTTGCGGCCTGTTCGACCTTGCCTGGCGCACCAGCTTCGTCGCCCGCGGCGAGGACCGCGTGCGCTGGCTCAATGGCATGGTCACCAACAACGTCCGCGACCTGCCCGTAGGCCACGGGGCCTACAGTTTCCTGCTCAGCCCGCAGGGTCACATCCTGGGCGACATGGTGGTCTTCAAGCGAAGCGACGATGTTCTCATCGAGACCGACGCCGAGCAGGCGCCCAGGCTGCGTGAGCTGCTGGACAAGTACATCATCATGGACGACGTCGAGCTGGGTGACGCGGACGCAGTCTGTCGCATCGGTCTCGAAGGTCCGAAGTCGGCTGAAGTTCTGCGTCTCGCCGGTCTCCATCCCGGCGATTTGCAACCTCTTGAGATGCGGACCGTCGAGAGCACGCCCTTCGGCTGCACTTTGGTCCGGAATCGCTCCGCCTCCGGCTACGAAATCTGGCTCGCTGCGGAGAATGCCGTCGCGGCATGGGACGCGCTGGTCGCTGCCGGAGCCACGCCGGTCGGATTCGAGGCATTTGAGATCTGGCGCGTCTCTCAAGGCATCCCTCGCTACGGCCTCGATATTCGCGAGCGCGACCTGCCGCAGGAGACCGAGCAGCATCAGGCCCTGAATTTCACTAAAGGCTGCTATGTCGGCCAGGAAATCGTGGAACGCATCCGCTCCCGCGGCCAGGTGCACCGCAAATTTACCGGCCTTGTCATCACCGGCCCGACACCGGCGCCCGGAACCAAGGTTTCAGCTGCCGGCAAGGAAGTCGGAGAAATCACCAGTGTCGCCCGCATCCCCGCCACCAACGGCAGCTCCCGCACGCTCGCTCTCGGCTACATTCGCCGGGAAGC
- a CDS encoding isocitrate/isopropylmalate family dehydrogenase — translation MALNKKIAVLPGDGIGREVVAEAVKVVRATGAAVEFTELDWGAERYLKDGTTVPPGGYEMLAREYDAIFVGAFGDPRVPSNIHAREILLGMRFRLDLYANVRPVKVLDASLCPLKDRKPSDIDFVVIRENTEGLYVDMGGVFKQGTADEVAI, via the coding sequence GTGGCTTTAAACAAGAAGATCGCAGTCCTGCCCGGGGACGGCATCGGCAGGGAAGTGGTGGCCGAGGCGGTGAAAGTAGTGCGCGCGACGGGCGCGGCGGTGGAGTTCACGGAACTCGACTGGGGCGCGGAGCGCTACCTGAAAGACGGTACTACCGTTCCTCCGGGCGGGTACGAGATGCTGGCGCGCGAGTACGACGCCATCTTCGTGGGGGCGTTCGGCGATCCGCGAGTACCTTCCAATATCCATGCCCGGGAGATCCTGCTGGGCATGCGCTTCCGGCTGGACCTCTATGCCAACGTGCGGCCGGTGAAGGTGTTGGACGCGTCACTGTGCCCGCTGAAGGACCGCAAGCCCTCCGACATCGACTTCGTCGTGATCCGCGAGAACACCGAGGGGCTGTACGTGGACATGGGTGGGGTGTTCAAGCAGGGGACAGCGGACGAAGTCGCCATC